The nucleotide window TAGCCTGTATCAAATTTATCATTCCAAGGATCCATAAAGCTAATTACTCTTTCCCATCTCCATGGCACAAAGATAATAAGAGAAAATAAAGCTGTAAAGCCTAATGAAATAATTACCATAAATTGCATCAAAGGAACTCCTGCAACAAATAATATCCCTAGCACTGTCAAAAAAAGAACAGCTGACGATCCTAAATCCGGTTGTAGTAGAATTAATAAAGTTACCAAAACTATTAAAAATGCTGGTTTCATAAATCCTAAAATCTTATTCCTTAATTCTGTTAATCTTCTAGCGGAATATCCTGAAATATAAATGATAGAGATGAATTTCATAATCTCGGATGGTTGCAAACTAAAAGAACCAAACCTAATCCATCTACTAGCTCCATTAACCTCTGTGCCTATTGACGGAATAAGAACAAGAACTAAAAGGAAAATACCAGTTGCAAGAAAAACTCGATCTGTTTTTTCCCAAAATGAAATCTTTATAGATAAAATAATAAATAAGGCAACTAAGCCAATAATTAAATGAACTGATTGTTTTATTAAAAAGTCTAAAGAGCTACTACTAGATAAATCAGAATAAGTAATAGAAGATGATGCAATTGCTAAAAGGCCACAACTGGTTAGAGTGATAAAAAGAGAAATTATTACAAAATCTATTTTATCTAGATCTATGAAATGAATTCTTTTCCGCATAAATTTTTACAGTCCTAGAATTCTTTTAAATTCTATCCCTCTCTGAATATAGTTCTCATACATATCTAAACTAGAACAACCGGGTGAAAGAAGTATTACATCTCCAGGAAAAGAGCAGGATTGAGCACGATTAGTGGCGCCTTCTAAGTCTTCTGAAAGGTCTGTTTCGACTATTTTACTAAAATAGTCATTTAATTTATCTGCATCTTTACCAAATAAATATACTTTCTTGACTTTATTCTGAGAAATATACTTTAAGTTATTAAAATCTTGAGATTTTGCATCTCCTCCAAAAATTAGATGTATATTATTTGTGTTATACAAATTCTCAACTGACTTAATAGCAGCAATTGAAGAACTAATATTAGTTGATTTAGAATCATTTATGAAAATTACATCTTCAATAGAACCAATCATCTCAAATCTATGTGGAAGTAAAGAAAAATCCCTCAATTCCTTAAGGCCAAAATCAAGAATACTTCTAACCCTTTTAACATCTTGCAATGCAATAGATTGATCGTTTAGTTTCTCAACAAAAAATAGAACTGTTAAAGTGGCTAATAAATTTGATTTTAAGTGATCAGGCCATAGTGAATTTATTCCTTGATCAATAAGAGGAAAGAAATCAAATAAATAGTTATTGAAATCTATGCCTTGAATCTCTTCTAGAATTAATTGGCTTTCTAATATAGGGAAACTAGTTTTTTCAAAAACTCTTTTTTTTGCTTTCTGATATGCCTCAATACTCCCATGCCAATCAAGATGATCTTCTTCTAAGTTTAAAAGTAAACTTATATCTGAGTAAATATGCTCAGTAAGCTCTAATTGAAAGCTAGAGATTTCTAGAATATTAATCTTGGCTTCCTTTTTTAATAAATCTAAAACAGGAGTGCCTATATTCCCTCCAGCCTGAACATTATCTCTGCCAAATCTAGCCTTTAAGACTTTCTCAAGCATACTAACTACTGTTGTTTTACCATTGGTGCCTGTTACTAAAATGACTAAAGAGGAATTTTGACGAAAAAAAATGTCAAAATCAGTTATGACTGGCAATTTCAACCTAAAAGCTTCGATCAGTATTGCATGACTTGGTTTTATTCCCGGACTTACTATTAATTTAGAAAAGTTAGATAATAATTTTAAATTAAATTTTCTTAATAATATTTTTTCCTTATTGACTATATCCTTTACTGATAATAATCCGCTAGGTTCAAGATGATCATCATATATATAAAAATCTTTGCCTAAGGAATGGAGATAATCAGCAACTGAAGCCCCTGTCTTACCTAAACCTAAAACAAGATAAGGTTTATCTTGTTTCATACTTTAACGAAGCTTCAG belongs to SAR86 cluster bacterium and includes:
- the ftsW gene encoding putative lipid II flippase FtsW; this encodes MRKRIHFIDLDKIDFVIISLFITLTSCGLLAIASSSITYSDLSSSSSLDFLIKQSVHLIIGLVALFIILSIKISFWEKTDRVFLATGIFLLVLVLIPSIGTEVNGASRWIRFGSFSLQPSEIMKFISIIYISGYSARRLTELRNKILGFMKPAFLIVLVTLLILLQPDLGSSAVLFLTVLGILFVAGVPLMQFMVIISLGFTALFSLIIFVPWRWERVISFMDPWNDKFDTGYQLTQSLMAIGRGDWFGKGIGESVIKMGYLPEAHTDFIFSIIVEEMGLIFALFLILLLFILVFRCFRIANDSKQKGLFFSSFISYGVGILIGLHTFINVGVASGLLPTKGLTLPFISYGGNNLIVMCALLGLILRIDYENKESMPSQKIIRKATYL
- the murD gene encoding UDP-N-acetylmuramoyl-L-alanine--D-glutamate ligase; this translates as MKQDKPYLVLGLGKTGASVADYLHSLGKDFYIYDDHLEPSGLLSVKDIVNKEKILLRKFNLKLLSNFSKLIVSPGIKPSHAILIEAFRLKLPVITDFDIFFRQNSSLVILVTGTNGKTTVVSMLEKVLKARFGRDNVQAGGNIGTPVLDLLKKEAKINILEISSFQLELTEHIYSDISLLLNLEEDHLDWHGSIEAYQKAKKRVFEKTSFPILESQLILEEIQGIDFNNYLFDFFPLIDQGINSLWPDHLKSNLLATLTVLFFVEKLNDQSIALQDVKRVRSILDFGLKELRDFSLLPHRFEMIGSIEDVIFINDSKSTNISSSIAAIKSVENLYNTNNIHLIFGGDAKSQDFNNLKYISQNKVKKVYLFGKDADKLNDYFSKIVETDLSEDLEGATNRAQSCSFPGDVILLSPGCSSLDMYENYIQRGIEFKRILGL